Proteins from a genomic interval of Quercus lobata isolate SW786 chromosome 11, ValleyOak3.0 Primary Assembly, whole genome shotgun sequence:
- the LOC115967653 gene encoding KH domain-containing protein HEN4 — translation MGSNFLTPPAKRPNSTLYAASTTTTMPDPNPNSANGSSKRHKHPPLSVPPGHVAFRLLCHASRIGGVIGKSGNVIKTLQQGTGAKIRIEDAPNESPDRVILVVANSNLSSKLSLKKSESEVEEDEEEEEEEEEAFGRSGEEVVEVSKAQEALVKVFERILEVAAESDGVGAGVGVVSCRLLAEAAQVGSVIGKGGKVVEKIRKESGTKIRVLSDKLPACAAPSDEMIEIEGDILAVKKALVAVSRRLQDCHPVDKTRMAGSKPLEAVARETLPELRVDHILQRNSGLPTMPSSSISYASGIHPLSVEIDRVPALETNNLFQDVTFKILCSNDRVGGVIGKGGSIVRALQNETGASISVGASIAECDERLITVTASENPDSRYSPAQKAIVLVFSRSIEAGIEKGIDSGSNKGSAVNARIVVPHNQVGCLLGKGGAIVSEMRKVTGTGIRIIGGEQVPKCVSENDQVVQISGELSNVQDALYNVTGRLRDNLFSSTQNNVGARGGSSILTDTSPYGRIRDPVSLGNHPSVGVSHSLSRHTITQSTDPLVGVSHGLGRHTPLTQSMDHLGISHGLDRPPSPRLWASQSAGGVNLRSNPDVGRGLTSLKGGLELGGGSKSAIVTNTTVEIMVPEDVIGSIYGENGSNLNRLRQISGAKVIVHETLSGTSDRIVVISGTPDETQAAQSLLHAFILTGSS, via the exons ATGGGAAGTAACTTTCTCACTCCACCAGCAAAACGCCCGAACTCCACACTCTACGCcgcctccaccaccaccaccatgcccgacccgaacccgaatTCGGCAAACGGATCCTCGAAGCGGCACAAGCACCCGCCGCTGTCCGTTCCGCCTGGTCACGTGGCGTTCCGGCTGCTCTGCCACGCGTCGCGAATCGGCGGGGTGATTGGGAAGTCCGGCAACGTCATCAAGACCCTGCAGCAGGGCACGGGCGCCAAGATCCGAATCGAGGATGCTCCGAACGAGTCGCCGGATCGGGTCATACTGGTCGTGGCGAATTCGAACCTGAGCAGCAAGTTGAGTTTGAAGAAGAGCGAGAGCGAAGTTGAGGAAGacgaggaggaggaggaggaggaggaagaagcATTTGGGAGGAGTGGcgaggaggtggtggaggtgtcGAAGGCGCAAGAGGCGTTGGTGAAGGTGTTCGAGAGGATTCTGGAGGTTGCGGCGGAGAGTGACGGCGTCGGGGCCGGGGTTGGGGTCGTGTCGTGCCGGCTTTTGGCGGAGGCGGCTCAGGTTGGGTCTGTGATTGGGAAGGGAGGGAAGGTTGTGGAGAAGATTAGGAAAGAGAGTGGCactaaaattagggttttgtcCGACAAGTTGCCGGCTTGCGCCGCCCCTTCCGACGAGATGATTGAG ATAGAAGGGGATATTTTGGCTGTAAAGAAAGCACTTGTTGCCGTTTCCCGCCGTTTGCAAGACTGTCATCCAGTTGACAAGACAAGGATGGCTGGAAGCAAACCTCTGGAAGCAGTTGCCCGTGAGACTTTGCCTGAACTGCGTGTAGATCATATTCTTCAAAGGAACTCAGGGCTACCCACTATGCCAAGTAGCTCAATCAGTTATGCTTCAGGAATTCATCCATTGTCAGTAGAAATTGACAGGGTTCCTGCTCTGGAAACAAACAACTTATTTCAGGATGTTACTTTTAAGATTCTTTGTTCCAATGATAGGGTTGGAGGTGTAATTGGAAAAGGGGGTTCCATTGTTAGGGCTCTTCAAAATGAGACAGGTGCTAGTATAAGTGTTGGAGCTTCTATAGCTGAGTGTGATGAACGACTGATTACCGTTACTGCATCCGAG AACCCTGATTCACGATATTCACCAGCGCAGAAGGCAATTGTTCTTGTTTTCTCTAGATCTATAGAGGCAGGCATTGAGAAGGGGATAGATTCAGGCTCAAATAAGGGGTCAGCTGTAAATGCAAGGATTGTAGTCCCACATAACCAAGTTGGTTGTTTGTTGGGAAAAGGGGGTGCAATAGTTTCAGAGATGCGCAAGGTTACAGGTACTGGCATACGAATAATTGGAGGTGAACAGGTCCCAAAGTGTGTGTCAGAGAATGATCAAGTGGTGCAG attTCAGGAGAGCTTTCAAATGTGCAAGATGCATTGTATAATGTAACTGGTAGACTGCGAGATAACCTTTTCTCAAGCACACAGAACAATGTTGGAGCACGGGGCGGTTCCTCTATATTAACTGATACCAGCCCCTATGGAAGAATAAGAGATCCTGTCTCTCTTGGAAATCATCCATCAGTTGGTGTCTCTCATAGTCTCAGCCGACATACTATTACTCAAAGTACAGATCCTTTAGTTGGTGTTTCACATGGTCTCGGTCGACATACTCCTTTAACTCAAAGTATGGATCATCTTGGAATTTCCCATGGTTTAGATCGTCCTCCTTCACCAAGGTTATGGGCATCACAA TCAGCAGGTGGAGTAAATTTAAGAAGCAACCCTGATGTTGGCAGAGGATTGACTTCACTTAAAGGTGGCTTGGAGCTAGGCGG TGGAAGCAAATCTGCTATAGTGACAAATACAACCGTGGAGATCATGGTTCCTGAGGATGTAATTGGTTCCATATATGGCGAGAATGGTAGTAATCTGAATCGTTTGAGACAG ATATCGGGTGCCAAGGTCATAGTGCATGAAACTCTTTCTGGAACAAGTGACAGGATTGTCGTCATATCTGGGACACCCGATGAAACCCAGGCAGCTCAAAGTCTCCTCCATGCATTCATTCTCACAGGATCATCATAA
- the LOC115967654 gene encoding costars family protein — protein sequence MNVEEEVERLKEEIKRLGKLQDDGSYKVTFGVLFNDDKCANIFEALVGTLRAAKKRKFLTYDGELLLQGVHDNVEIILKPAPAAVAAATSAVVT from the exons aTGAACGTAGAAGAAGAAGTTGAGCGACTCAAAGAAGAAATCAAGAGGCTTGGCAAGCTCCAAGACGATGGTTCTTACAAG GTTACATTTGGCGTATTGTTTAATGATGATAAGTGTGCAAACATATTCGAAGCACTCGTGGGTACACTAAGAGCAGCAAAGAAGAGGAAATTTTTGACATATGATGGGGAGCTACTGCTGCAAGGAGTCCACGACAACGTGGAAATCATACTCAAACCTGCCCCGGCTGCTGTGGCAGCAGCAACTAGTGCAGTTGTCACTTAA